One stretch of Methyloversatilis sp. RAC08 DNA includes these proteins:
- the phoR gene encoding phosphate regulon sensor histidine kinase PhoR, translated as MREFWYRVLLRVVLVGACVLTGLIAGSIVFGLALAVGVLLAGSLRDQYEIGRFDHWLNSTVDTALPDGAGQWEFLFAKLARRERNARHLREDLRSRLERMREASRAMPDGTLIMSRDEVIEWLNPMAEQHLGLDGQRDIGSPLLNLLRQPEFANYLQSGDYADPLSMPSPRQPGRTLQIRVVAFGDEQKLLLSRDITQLEKLETMRRDFVANVSHEMKTPLTVIHGFLETLEDALPELPHEQALSFIAMAQQQSVRMQRLVEDLLTLSALETDAPMSEEAVDMRNLLDIVMIETRALSGGRHEVLLELDGPPGALTGCARDLRSALGNLASNAVRYTPDGGRVRLGWTVVDGCGVFSVEDNGIGIDAQHIPRLTERFYRVDRGRSRETGGTGLGLAIVKHVLERHQATLNVVSEPGKGSCFTVRFPARRTLRQAQAVAA; from the coding sequence ATGCGTGAATTCTGGTATCGCGTCCTGCTGCGCGTGGTGCTCGTTGGCGCCTGCGTGCTGACCGGGCTGATCGCCGGGTCGATCGTGTTCGGGCTGGCGCTGGCGGTCGGCGTGCTGCTGGCGGGGAGTCTGCGCGACCAGTACGAGATCGGCCGCTTCGATCACTGGCTCAATTCGACCGTCGATACCGCGCTGCCCGATGGCGCCGGTCAGTGGGAATTCCTGTTCGCCAAGCTGGCTCGGCGGGAGCGCAATGCGCGACATCTGCGCGAAGACCTGCGCAGCCGGCTCGAGCGCATGCGCGAAGCCAGCCGTGCGATGCCTGATGGCACGCTGATCATGTCGCGTGATGAGGTGATCGAATGGCTGAATCCGATGGCCGAGCAGCATCTGGGACTCGACGGGCAACGCGATATCGGCAGTCCGCTGCTCAACCTGCTGCGTCAGCCGGAGTTCGCCAACTACCTGCAATCGGGCGACTATGCCGATCCCCTGTCGATGCCTTCGCCGCGCCAGCCGGGCCGTACGCTGCAGATCCGCGTGGTGGCCTTCGGCGACGAGCAGAAGCTGCTGCTGTCGCGCGACATCACGCAACTCGAAAAGCTCGAAACGATGCGGCGCGACTTCGTTGCCAACGTGTCACACGAAATGAAGACACCGCTGACGGTGATTCATGGCTTCCTCGAAACGCTGGAGGACGCGCTGCCCGAACTGCCACACGAACAGGCACTGTCCTTCATCGCGATGGCGCAGCAGCAGTCGGTGCGCATGCAGCGTCTGGTTGAGGATCTGCTGACGCTGTCGGCGCTGGAAACCGATGCGCCGATGTCTGAGGAGGCGGTCGACATGCGCAATCTGCTCGACATCGTGATGATCGAAACACGTGCGCTGTCGGGCGGGCGGCACGAAGTGCTGCTCGAACTGGACGGCCCGCCCGGCGCGCTCACCGGCTGCGCGCGCGATCTGCGCAGCGCGCTCGGCAATCTGGCCAGCAATGCGGTGCGCTACACGCCGGATGGCGGTCGGGTGCGACTGGGCTGGACGGTGGTGGACGGCTGCGGGGTATTTTCGGTCGAGGACAACGGGATCGGCATCGATGCGCAGCACATACCGCGCCTGACCGAACGCTTTTACCGGGTCGATCGTGGCCGGTCGCGCGAGACCGGCGGTACCGGTCTGGGTCTTGCCATCGTCAAGCACGTGCTCGAACGCCACCAGGCGACGCTGAATGTCGTCAGCGAACCGGGCAAGGGCAGCTGCTTTACCGTGCGCTTTCCGGCCCGGCGCACATTGAGGCAGGCACAGGCGGTGGCAGCCTAG
- the phoB gene encoding phosphate regulon transcriptional regulator PhoB, whose translation MARILVVEDEPSIQELISVTLTRTGHDPLRALDAETALRLMQAELPDLVLLDWMLPGQSGIDLARRLRSDERTRGVPIIMLTARGDEQSKVTGLETGADDYVTKPFSPRELAARIKAVLRRQKPQATEDPVEIEGLRLDPATHRVTARGAAVMLGPTEFRLLHFFMTHAERVHSRAQLLDSVWGDHVFVEERTVDVHIRRLRSVLEASGHDALIQTVRGSGYRLSCQKE comes from the coding sequence ATGGCCCGCATACTCGTTGTCGAGGACGAACCGTCCATTCAGGAACTGATCAGCGTGACCCTCACGCGCACCGGCCACGATCCGCTGCGCGCGCTCGACGCCGAAACCGCGCTGCGACTGATGCAGGCCGAACTGCCGGATCTGGTGCTGCTTGACTGGATGCTGCCCGGGCAAAGCGGCATTGATCTTGCACGCAGGTTGCGAAGCGATGAACGCACGCGCGGCGTGCCCATCATCATGCTGACCGCGCGCGGTGACGAACAGTCCAAGGTGACCGGGCTGGAAACCGGCGCCGACGACTACGTCACCAAGCCGTTCTCTCCGCGCGAACTTGCGGCCCGCATAAAGGCCGTACTGCGCCGCCAGAAGCCGCAGGCGACCGAAGACCCGGTCGAGATCGAAGGCCTGCGCCTCGACCCGGCGACTCATCGCGTCACCGCGCGCGGCGCAGCCGTCATGCTGGGCCCGACCGAATTCCGTCTGCTGCACTTCTTCATGACGCACGCCGAGCGCGTGCATTCGCGCGCCCAGCTGCTCGACAGCGTGTGGGGCGATCATGTGTTCGTCGAGGAGCGCACCGTCGATGTGCATATCCGTCGCCTGCGCAGCGTGCTCGAAGCGAGCGGCCACGACGCGCTGATCCAGACCGTGCGTGGCAGCGGCTACAGACTGTCCTGCCAGAAGGAATAG
- a CDS encoding gamma-butyrobetaine hydroxylase-like domain-containing protein, with product MAGLDKDTPIPTEIKVQQKSKLMDVSFDNGRHFSFSFEFLRVCSPSAEVRGHGPGQETLQVGKRDVDITRVEPVGAYAVKPVFSDGHDSGIYSWDYLYLLGENQQALWSDYLARLDAAGASRDPALTPPPSAKGGCGTGGRGHSH from the coding sequence ATGGCCGGTCTGGACAAGGACACCCCGATTCCCACGGAAATAAAGGTGCAGCAGAAATCGAAGCTGATGGACGTCAGTTTCGACAACGGCCGGCACTTCAGCTTCAGTTTCGAGTTCCTGCGCGTGTGCTCGCCATCGGCCGAGGTACGCGGCCACGGACCGGGCCAGGAAACGCTGCAGGTCGGCAAGCGTGACGTCGACATCACGCGCGTCGAGCCGGTCGGTGCCTACGCGGTGAAGCCGGTATTTTCCGATGGCCACGACAGCGGCATCTACTCCTGGGACTATCTGTACTTGCTGGGCGAGAACCAGCAAGCCCTGTGGTCCGATTATCTGGCCCGCCTCGATGCCGCCGGCGCCAGCCGCGATCCCGCGCTGACGCCTCCGCCCTCAGCCAAGGGCGGCTGCGGTACCGGTGGCCGCGGCCACTCGCATTGA